A window of Deinococcus betulae genomic DNA:
TCCTCAATGACGATGGCGGCGTCGGCCTGGCCCCGCCGGACCAGATCCTCGCTGCCGGTGTCGCCGTCCAGCAGGGTCACGCGCACGCCAGGATGCTGGGCCCGGAAGGCCGCCAGGGCCGGAGGCAGCAGGTGGGTGGCGGTCGACCGGAACGAGGCCACGCGCAGGGTTCCGCTCAGGGCGCGGTCGTCCTGGGCGGCCTGCAGCGCGTCGCTGGCGGCCTGTACAGCGGTGCGGGCATGCAGGAGCAGCCGCTCGCCCGCCGGGGTGGGCGAAGTGCCACTGCGGCTGCGGCGCAGCAGCGGCTTGCCCACCAGGACTTCTAACTTGCCCACCGCCTCACTCAGGGACGACTGCGACACCCCCAGTTCAGCCGCCGCCTCGCTGAAGCCGCCTGCATCGGCCACGGCCAGCAGGGCGCGCAACTGGGCCAGGGTGGGCAGCGCCGCGTGACGGTCAGGGGTCATGGCCCAGTGTAGAGCGCGCTGGCTCCCCGGTGTATCGGGTTTACCGATGGCGGCCCGGCCCTGTGCCTGTGCGCGCCGATGGCGAAGAGCTGCCGCCAGGCGCACCCTGGGAGGCAAGAGGTGAGACCCTATGACCGCCAGCCTGCGCCCGACCACCCCCGCCTTTTTGCCCCTGCCCTGCACGCCCCAGGAGGTCTGCCACCCGACCTACGTGCTGGAAGTGCTGACCTCCGGCGCCCCTGAACTGCCCCCGGTGCCCGGCTGGACGCTGCGCGCCTGGCCAGTGGCCCGCCTGGGCGACCTGACCGTTCAGGCCACGCCTCAGGACCCGGCCGAAAGCGGCCCCGCCGCCCTGCGCGCCGCTCTGGCGGCGGCCGGAGTAACGCCGCTGGGCCCCGTGCGCCTGCATCAGTAAGGCGGGCTCGGCTTCAACCGTGTGTGAGAACAGTTGAAGCCGAGCGAAGCGAGAAAGGAGCACAGTGGGCTTCGGGCGTGGCGTTTGCAAATCGCGCCTTTTGCGATTCGTTGGCGTCACAGACGGAATCCGTATCAGGAGCAAGGTGCCTGCCTGGCCACATCCCCTGCGCATCCATAAAGCCGCAGGCCCCTGTCCCTTGACCCGCCCATCACAACGCGGCACCATACTGACCGCATGACGAATGGTGTCCGCTCGACCGCCCAGCGCGACGCGCCGCCCACGGGCCGCCCGGACAGCGCCGCCCTGGTCACGGCGCGCTTCTTGCGAATGCTGAGCATCTCGCTGGAACTGCTGGACGCTGTGCGTGACGCCAACGCCCGCGCCGAGTTTGCGGGTCTGACCGCCCGCGCCGAAACGCTGGAAGCCGAGACCGACGCGCTGGAACGCGAACTGGAGGACCTGTGTCTTCAGGCTTTTGGGTCAGGGCTGGCCGAGGACGATCTGGCCTTTTACCTGATGGTCTTCCGCAGCCTGACCAATCTGGAACGGGTGGGCGACTACGCCTTCAACGTGGCCCGCGACCTGGAAACCTTCGCGCCGCGCGCCCGCAGCGCCACCTTGCAAGACGCGCTGCCACTGGTGCGGCTGCTCTCGCACATGATTGAGACGCTGGCCTACGCCTTTGCCGAGCGCGATCTGGTGGCCGCCCGCGACGTGATGCGCCTGGATTACGAACAGGTCGACGCCCTGTACGAGCAGATGCAGCGCGCCAGCCTGACCCGGCTGCTGGAACGCCCCGAAGACACCCAGGTGGCCCTGACCGCCGGGCGCATGGCCCGCAACCTGGAACGCCTGGGCGACCATCTGGTTAACGTGGCCGAGCGGCTGGAAGTGTTGATTGTTCAGCGTAAGGCCTGAGGGCGGAACGCGGCGCCGCCTTGAACCCAAACCTTCTAGGGTGCTGGAGGGGCAGCCTGACAGGGCTGTGCGGCAGATTAGGCTCTCTGAGACAGCGCAGCCCTGAGGCCACAGGAGCGCCACAGACGCCGAACAGGATAAAAAGGTCTTTAATGTTTGTCGTCCTGCTGCAGTACATCCAGCCGCTCAGTGCAGTTGAGCCTCTGCTGGAAGCCCACCGGGCCTTTCTGGAACAGCATTACGCCACCGGCCATTTTGTGGCGTCGGGGGCTCGGGTGCCCAGAACGGGCGGGGTGATTCTGGTGCGTGGGCTCAGCCGTGAGGCTCTGGACAGCGTTCTAGCCGAAGACCCCTTTGCGCAGGCGGATCTGGCCGCGTATGAGGTGATTGAATTCACGCCTGCCAGAGTCGCAGCGGGCGCCGAGGCGTTTTTTGCCTCTGAAGCTGATCACTGACCAAATCGCCACCAGCGGCCTTCTGACGATTGGTTGGAAGAAGTTGCGGTCCACTAGGCGTTCTCGCCTACCTGCCTGACTGGGTCCCCGCCGTACACTCTGAACCGTGACCACAACCCAGACCGAGATGCCCCGCTGGCGCACGGACGACCTGTATGCAGGTCTGAAGGACCCAGCCCTGAGCCGCGACCTGAACGCCCTGCGTGACGAGGTCCAGGCCCTCGAAGCCCTGTTTGATGGGCACGCCATCGGCGCCGGGTCGCCGGTGACAGCCGAGGCGCTGGGCGCCGCTCTGAACGGCATGAATGAGGTGGTGCGGCGCGCAGGCACTTTGCGCGCGTTCGTCGCGGCCTTCGTGACCACCGACAGCCGTGACGAGGCGGCGCAGGCCCAGATGGCAGCGTTTACCACCCTGACCCTGCCGCTGGGACCGCTGCGGTCGCGCTTCACCGCCTGGGTCGGTGGCCTGAGCGCGGCCGAGTTGGATGCCCTGCTGGACCAGAGCGAGGTGGCCCGCGCCCACGCCCACACCCTGCGCGATGCCGTGCGAGACGCGCAATTTATGATGTCCCCACCTGAGGAAGACCTGGCCGCCCGCCTGCACCCCGCCAGCGGCGGCGGCTGGGGCAAACTGCATGGCAACGTCAGTTCGACGCTCAGGGGCAAGTTCCGGGGCCAGTGGCTGCCTGTGACTGCCCTGCGCGCCCTGGCCAGTGACCCCGACGCCCAGGTGCGCGAGGACGCCTATCACGCCGAAATTGCCGCCTGGAAATCTCAGGAGGTCGTGTTTGCCGCCTGCATGAACGGCGTCAAGGGTGAGTCCGGCACGGTAGCCGCGCGGCGGGGCTATGGTGACGTGGTCGCCCCCAGTCTGCTGAGCAACGGCATTGACCAGGGCACGCTGGACGCCATGCAGGCGGCGGTGGTGGCCGCGCTACCGGACTTCCGCCGTTACTTCCAGGCCAAGGCGACGCGGCTGGGCAAGGCGGCGCTGGACTGGTGGGACCTGTTTGCGCCTGCTGGAAAGAGCGAAACCCACTGGAGTTACGAGGCCGGCGCCGAGTTCGTGGAGCGCCAGTTCCGGGGCTACAGCGCCGCGCTGGGCGACTTTGCCGCCCAGGCCTTCCGGGAGGACTGGATTGACGCGGGCCCCCGCGACGGCAAACGCAGCGGCGCCTTTTGCATGCGCTGGCAGGGCAGCGACAGCCGCATTCTGATGAACCACGACCCCAGCCTGGATTCGGTCAGCACCCTGGCGCACGAGTTAGGCCACGGCTACCACAATCGCCAGCTGGGCGACCTGCCGCCCCTGCAGCGCGAAACGCCCATGACCCTGGCCGAAACCGCCAGCATCTTCTGCGAAACGATTATTCAGAATGCTGCGCTAGAAACAGCCCAGGGCCAGGAACGCCTGTATGTCCTCGAAACCCAGCTGATGGGCCACGCGCAGGTAGTTGTGGACATTCACAGCCGCTTCTTGTTCGAAAAGGCCGTGTTTGAGCGCCGCGTGGGCGGTGACCTGAACCCCAGCGACCTCAGTGACCTGATGGTGTGGGCGCAGCGCGAGACCTACGGCGACGTCCTGAACACCCCGCACCCCTACATGTGGGCGGTCAAGCCGCACTACTACGGGCGCAGTTTTTACAACTACCCGTATACCTTTGGCCTGCTGTTCGGCCTGGGCCTGTACGCGCAGTACGAGCAGGCCCGCGCGCAGGGCCAGGAAGCCGATTTCCAGGCCCGCTACGACGCGCTGCTGGCCGCC
This region includes:
- a CDS encoding phosphate signaling complex PhoU family protein gives rise to the protein MLSISLELLDAVRDANARAEFAGLTARAETLEAETDALERELEDLCLQAFGSGLAEDDLAFYLMVFRSLTNLERVGDYAFNVARDLETFAPRARSATLQDALPLVRLLSHMIETLAYAFAERDLVAARDVMRLDYEQVDALYEQMQRASLTRLLERPEDTQVALTAGRMARNLERLGDHLVNVAERLEVLIVQRKA
- a CDS encoding YciI family protein, with protein sequence MFVVLLQYIQPLSAVEPLLEAHRAFLEQHYATGHFVASGARVPRTGGVILVRGLSREALDSVLAEDPFAQADLAAYEVIEFTPARVAAGAEAFFASEADH
- a CDS encoding M3 family oligoendopeptidase, with translation MPRWRTDDLYAGLKDPALSRDLNALRDEVQALEALFDGHAIGAGSPVTAEALGAALNGMNEVVRRAGTLRAFVAAFVTTDSRDEAAQAQMAAFTTLTLPLGPLRSRFTAWVGGLSAAELDALLDQSEVARAHAHTLRDAVRDAQFMMSPPEEDLAARLHPASGGGWGKLHGNVSSTLRGKFRGQWLPVTALRALASDPDAQVREDAYHAEIAAWKSQEVVFAACMNGVKGESGTVAARRGYGDVVAPSLLSNGIDQGTLDAMQAAVVAALPDFRRYFQAKATRLGKAALDWWDLFAPAGKSETHWSYEAGAEFVERQFRGYSAALGDFAAQAFREDWIDAGPRDGKRSGAFCMRWQGSDSRILMNHDPSLDSVSTLAHELGHGYHNRQLGDLPPLQRETPMTLAETASIFCETIIQNAALETAQGQERLYVLETQLMGHAQVVVDIHSRFLFEKAVFERRVGGDLNPSDLSDLMVWAQRETYGDVLNTPHPYMWAVKPHYYGRSFYNYPYTFGLLFGLGLYAQYEQARAQGQEADFQARYDALLAATGQATPLELAARFGIDLHAPAFWEGSLNMIRRQIEAYEGVSGA